The following are encoded in a window of Limibacter armeniacum genomic DNA:
- a CDS encoding HupE/UreJ family protein, translating into MRYYIKILWVSLFSLAFNTAIAHEIRPAYLQVQQVSSNEYTVLWKVPSTAEKVLNIQPKFEEGFSLSESSQPKMREAFMLCVYQLKGNKSLANTTLTIDKLSTTNMDVLVDIRLLNGEHHTFILQPTKSSVRIPETPSKWQVSETYVGLGLEHILLGFDHLLFVLALTILTVGIKNLIKTITAFTIAHSITLSFSVLEIASLPGPPVEAVIALSIVFLAVEILKVQEGKPTVTSKKPWLVAFSFGLLHGFGFAGALESIGLPQNEIPLALAMFNVGVELGQLLFVLVVLAIMRWTLPLIPKNGWAYKIIPYAIGSIAAFWLIERIAGF; encoded by the coding sequence ATGAGGTATTACATCAAAATATTATGGGTATCGCTGTTTAGCTTGGCTTTTAATACAGCAATAGCACATGAAATTCGTCCTGCTTACTTACAGGTTCAACAAGTTTCTTCCAATGAATATACGGTGTTGTGGAAAGTGCCAAGCACAGCAGAAAAAGTATTGAATATTCAACCAAAATTTGAAGAAGGGTTTTCCTTAAGCGAATCGTCTCAACCTAAAATGCGGGAAGCTTTTATGTTGTGTGTTTATCAGCTCAAAGGAAATAAAAGCCTTGCAAATACAACATTGACAATTGATAAGCTAAGCACTACTAATATGGATGTTTTGGTTGATATTCGTCTCTTAAATGGAGAACATCACACATTTATCTTACAGCCGACAAAGAGTTCAGTACGTATTCCTGAAACACCAAGTAAGTGGCAGGTTTCGGAAACCTATGTGGGTTTGGGACTAGAACATATTTTGTTGGGTTTTGACCACTTACTTTTTGTATTGGCTTTAACCATCCTCACTGTTGGAATTAAAAATCTAATAAAAACGATTACAGCATTTACCATTGCCCATAGTATCACACTTAGTTTTTCTGTATTGGAGATAGCCAGTCTTCCAGGACCTCCAGTTGAAGCCGTGATTGCGTTAAGTATCGTTTTTTTGGCAGTAGAAATTTTAAAAGTGCAAGAAGGAAAACCTACTGTTACCAGTAAAAAGCCTTGGTTGGTTGCCTTTAGTTTTGGTTTGTTACATGGTTTTGGGTTTGCAGGAGCTTTGGAAAGTATTGGGTTGCCGCAAAATGAAATTCCATTGGCTTTAGCCATGTTTAATGTTGGCGTCGAACTGGGGCAACTTTTATTTGTGCTTGTTGTACTGGCTATTATGAGATGGACTTTACCCTTAATCCCAAAAAATGGATGGGCTTACAAAATTATTCCATATGCCATTGGTTCTATTGCGGCTTTTTGGCTGATTGAGCGTATTGCAGGGTTTTAG
- a CDS encoding helix-turn-helix domain-containing protein — MTLHYGHRRQLQQMLATAQSLAAIARALGVHRSTVKRELDRNGEADGSYCADKAEKKAHLRRVIGGVKSFHNRKPMPMPRGGKAPVKNRYRKKYLNLPLKYQRWKSRKGRITHWYWDLRKYRRRFVSFGQLQKIQRRNADRQRDWWQLYRENAKRYFLGLFRYEPKPTGLGKAVLQKGIRLYITRKLSRFQNCRQQQVVAVATCPRPVQLQNEKSATMMEVLVTPFFLGTSPLWRSNHTTNKEVDAVSLFLALLFYVYKGTVPTGATIFEGNIPFQ, encoded by the coding sequence TTGACACTTCATTACGGACATAGAAGACAGCTACAGCAGATGCTGGCAACTGCCCAATCACTGGCAGCCATTGCCCGTGCCTTGGGGGTGCACCGTTCCACAGTCAAAAGGGAACTGGACAGAAACGGGGAAGCGGATGGCAGCTACTGTGCTGACAAGGCAGAAAAGAAAGCGCATCTTCGTAGGGTGATTGGTGGGGTCAAATCTTTCCATAACCGTAAACCTATGCCTATGCCGAGGGGTGGCAAGGCACCTGTCAAAAACAGGTACCGTAAAAAATACCTGAATTTACCTTTGAAATATCAGCGTTGGAAAAGCCGCAAGGGGCGTATAACCCATTGGTATTGGGACTTGAGGAAATACCGCAGAAGATTTGTATCGTTTGGTCAGCTTCAAAAAATACAGAGACGAAATGCAGACCGCCAACGGGACTGGTGGCAGCTGTACCGTGAAAATGCCAAGCGCTATTTTCTGGGATTGTTTCGGTATGAACCCAAACCCACTGGATTAGGTAAGGCTGTATTACAGAAGGGAATCAGGCTATACATTACTAGGAAGTTAAGCAGGTTCCAAAATTGCAGACAGCAACAGGTAGTAGCTGTAGCAACATGCCCAAGGCCTGTTCAGTTACAGAATGAAAAATCGGCAACCATGATGGAGGTACTTGTTACGCCCTTCTTTTTAGGAACCTCTCCCCTTTGGCGATCAAACCATACGACAAACAAAGAAGTCGATGCTGTCTCTTTGTTCTTGGCTCTATTATTTTATGTCTATAAAGGTACAGTACCTACCGGTGCTACCATTTTTGAGGGAAATATCCCCTTCCAATAA